One Desulfobulbaceae bacterium DB1 DNA segment encodes these proteins:
- a CDS encoding menaquinol oxidoreductase → MRVLYPFIAVLALIVVAFLGGKVTGLQYLLGVVLPYLAFGVFIVGFVNRVIQWAKSPVPFRIPTTCGQAKSLSWIKQDRLDCPHNKLEVAARMFLEIVLFRSLFRNTKAEIHDGPKLVYGSSKFLWLFALLFHYSFLVIVLRHLRLFTEPIPFFVPLIELADGILQIGAPRLYQTDMIFLAALAFLFLRRVMLRQIRYISLPADYFPLFLIFAIGVTGLLMRYYYRVDIAAVKMITAGLASFSPTLPEGIHPIFFIHVTLVCTLMIYFPFSKLMHMGGVFLSPTRNMSNNNRVVRHINPWNDPAIKPHSYAAYEDEFREFMKGADIPVEKE, encoded by the coding sequence ATGAGAGTCCTGTATCCCTTCATTGCAGTCTTAGCACTGATCGTGGTTGCCTTCTTGGGAGGGAAGGTGACAGGTCTGCAGTACCTGTTGGGGGTGGTGCTACCCTACCTGGCATTCGGTGTGTTTATCGTGGGTTTTGTCAATCGGGTCATCCAATGGGCAAAATCACCGGTACCATTCCGGATTCCAACCACATGCGGGCAGGCGAAATCGCTGTCCTGGATCAAGCAGGACAGGCTTGACTGTCCACACAACAAACTCGAAGTCGCGGCGCGAATGTTTCTGGAAATTGTTCTTTTCCGGTCACTGTTCCGCAACACGAAAGCGGAAATCCATGACGGACCGAAACTGGTATACGGCTCAAGCAAGTTCCTTTGGCTTTTTGCCCTGTTGTTTCATTACTCGTTTCTGGTTATCGTCCTCCGCCACCTGCGCCTTTTCACCGAGCCCATCCCGTTTTTCGTTCCCCTGATTGAATTGGCCGACGGTATTCTGCAGATCGGTGCTCCCAGACTGTACCAGACGGACATGATTTTTCTGGCAGCCCTGGCCTTCCTATTCCTGCGCCGCGTCATGCTGAGACAGATCCGCTATATTTCGCTGCCGGCTGATTATTTCCCGCTTTTTCTCATATTTGCCATCGGCGTCACCGGTCTGCTCATGCGTTACTACTACCGGGTGGACATTGCCGCGGTGAAAATGATTACTGCCGGCCTGGCCTCGTTTTCTCCGACCCTGCCGGAGGGGATCCATCCGATATTCTTTATCCATGTGACGCTGGTCTGCACATTGATGATCTATTTTCCATTCAGTAAACTGATGCATATGGGCGGCGTCTTTCTGAGTCCGACCCGCAACATGTCAAATAACAATCGTGTTGTAAGGCACATTAACCCGTGGAACGATCCGGCAATCAAGCCCCATTCATATGCGGCCTACGAAGATGAGTTCAGAGAATTCATGAAAGGTGCCGACATCCCAGTTGAAAAGGAATAA